Genomic segment of Campylobacter sp. MIT 99-7217:
AAAAGGATTTAGAGCTTTTTTTAAAGGATTTAAAAGAGCAAAGCTTTAGGGTAGATTATTTTAAAACGGCAAAAGGTGATAATACAGCACACAATATAATTTTAACTTTAAAAGAAGTTTTTTTAAAATATCAAAAAAGCAAGGATAAAAAAATCTTTGAAAACTTTTTACAAGAAAGGCAAAAATTTACCCTCTTTAAAAGACTTTACTTAGCTTTTATCACGGCAAAAAAGAAAAAAGAAGATAAGATCAAAGATTTAACCCATTTTACTGAGGCTAAGGATTTCAATGAAAACTTTTTTGAGTTAATTTTCAAAGCTAGGATTATGAATAATCTTAAGGATTATTTTGACTTAAATCAAAGATATTTAAGCTTGTGTGGAATTTTTGAATTTAGTGCTGACAAGGTTAGCTTAAGTGAAATTTTTAAGCTCATTTTAAGACATTCTAAATTTAAAGAGCTTTTAGAAAAGCTTGCTTTTAAGCCCACTTCAAAAGAGCTTTTAAGCGAATATTTTGAGGATAAAGAATTTAAAGAATTTTTCAAGGAAAAAAATATTTTTTCTCTGAAAGATTTAAAAACTTATAAAAAAGAACAAGAGCTTAAAAGGCTAAAAAATCTCGTTGAAAAGAAATTTAGCAAGGAAAATTTGCTTTATATTTTAAGCCTTTTTGAGGATAGAAAAAACGATGATGAGCTAATGAACCTAGTTAGCAAGGAAGCTACTATTCCTACGATTTTTGAGTATGTCATAGCCCTTGTTTGGCATTATATTGATGAAAATAATTTAGAAAGGATTTTACAGGCGAATTTAAGCCTTGATAATGAGCTTTTGCCAAAGAGCCACGCTTTGGGCGGTGAGGCTGATTTTGTTTATCCTTATGAAAGCCATTCTTTGATGATAGAAGTAAGCCTAACCCAAAGGGCAAATCAAAGAAGAGCTGAAATGGAAAGTGTTTCAAGGCATTTGGGAAATTTGCTTTTAAGCTTAGAGCCAAGCAAGGCTAAACAAAGCTTTGCCATTTTTATCGCCCCCTATCTTGATAAAAATGTTTTAAATGATTTTAGAAGCAGGATTTATTGTTATTTTGAAAATGAGCAAAACTTCATTAAGGGAATGCACATTTTGCCCCTTAGCACTAGGGATTTGGCTCATATTTTAAGATCAAATTTAAGCTATAAAGAGCTTTTGCCAAAATTTTATGAGCTTTTTAAGGACAAGGAGGATTTTGGAAGCAAGTGGTATAAGGAAAGCATTTCAAAGATGATACAAGATTTGGGAGTTAAAAATGAACTTCAATAAGCTTTTTTTGGTAGCTTTCCCATGCTAAATTTATCCAACCGACGCTACACAGGGGCTAAGAGTAAGCTTTTAGCCCCTATTGAAAAGATCTTACAAAAAAGCTTTTTTTCTAAGGCTAATGAGGCTGATTTTAAAAATGAGGCTTTAAAAACAAGAACTAACGAAAAAGGCTCAAATTTAAATCATAAAGTTAAAACTAACACAAATGAGCAAGAAAAGCCCTCTTTTAAAGAAAAAGCCTTTTTTGAAGCCTTTGCAGGAACAGCTGTGATAAGCGAGCATTTTTTAAAATACTCAAATTTAAATCATTTTTATATCAATGATTTTTTACACTCAAATTTCATCATCTATCAAGGCTTTTTTAGTCAAGAAAGCTTTGATGAAAAAAAGCTTTTAGCTTATGCAAAGCTTTATAATGCCTTAGATTTAAAAGAGCAAAATTATTATAGTCTTTATTATGGGGATAAGTTTTTTAGCCTAAAAGATGCTATAAAAATAGGTTTTATAAGAGAGCATTTAGACGAGGGCTTAAAAAACAAAGAGTTGAATTTAAAAGAATTTCATATCTTACTAGCTAGTCTTTTATATAGTGTTGATAGGATAGCTAATACTGTGGGACATTATGATGCTTACCGCAAAAATCAAATCTTAAAGGATAAATTTGAGTTTAAACTTAT
This window contains:
- a CDS encoding AlwI family type II restriction endonuclease codes for the protein MYDYFGNTSLRVKHLLYNFESQLLLFEELFKNAGKNDTWSNDSSLQMQYLELLQAHNLLENRNKSKDLGTKDARVKSAPLEDFNLINRKEKLITKQGYELLSLIKNQAYKIDNDFLQMDLISLFFLKASLNFKKSENLLLKYLEIFRIYKGELSKELFIFLPLINNFKDAKSFIKAFNEKTIFKTLLPKKDLELFLKDLKEQSFRVDYFKTAKGDNTAHNIILTLKEVFLKYQKSKDKKIFENFLQERQKFTLFKRLYLAFITAKKKKEDKIKDLTHFTEAKDFNENFFELIFKARIMNNLKDYFDLNQRYLSLCGIFEFSADKVSLSEIFKLILRHSKFKELLEKLAFKPTSKELLSEYFEDKEFKEFFKEKNIFSLKDLKTYKKEQELKRLKNLVEKKFSKENLLYILSLFEDRKNDDELMNLVSKEATIPTIFEYVIALVWHYIDENNLERILQANLSLDNELLPKSHALGGEADFVYPYESHSLMIEVSLTQRANQRRAEMESVSRHLGNLLLSLEPSKAKQSFAIFIAPYLDKNVLNDFRSRIYCYFENEQNFIKGMHILPLSTRDLAHILRSNLSYKELLPKFYELFKDKEDFGSKWYKESISKMIQDLGVKNELQ
- a CDS encoding DNA adenine methylase — its product is MLNLSNRRYTGAKSKLLAPIEKILQKSFFSKANEADFKNEALKTRTNEKGSNLNHKVKTNTNEQEKPSFKEKAFFEAFAGTAVISEHFLKYSNLNHFYINDFLHSNFIIYQGFFSQESFDEKKLLAYAKLYNALDLKEQNYYSLYYGDKFFSLKDAIKIGFIREHLDEGLKNKELNLKEFHILLASLLYSVDRIANTVGHYDAYRKNQILKDKFEFKLIKPIKTDKKIELFREDANALAKKLRKEFEAKKAKFECVFLDPPYNSRQYSRFYHLLENLAQNKKPKLYGVALKPEPENLSKYCQNEALKALKDLTSNLAPISKNIVMTYNNT